Proteins from a genomic interval of Kitasatospora kifunensis:
- a CDS encoding NUDIX domain-containing protein, with the protein MATVAMRPEEFAATLPRHVVSAGVLLTDPAGRILMLHQAHGYPGHPAWWQLPGGLADAGEQPNVTAVRETHEETGILLPSALPLLAVDYRSPADGWPAVIDFCFDAGTVTAADEVDVAEVTALTDAAESVAARALAVVLSAEHDDFAWREYEQWQPCLQPEQRPWFAAVWRARTSGTALFLNDGR; encoded by the coding sequence ATGGCGACCGTGGCCATGCGGCCCGAGGAGTTCGCGGCCACCCTGCCCCGGCACGTGGTGTCCGCGGGGGTCCTGCTCACCGACCCGGCCGGCCGGATCCTGATGCTCCATCAGGCCCACGGCTACCCGGGCCACCCGGCCTGGTGGCAGCTCCCGGGCGGCCTGGCCGACGCCGGCGAGCAGCCGAACGTCACTGCGGTGCGCGAGACGCACGAGGAGACGGGCATCCTGTTGCCCAGCGCTTTGCCACTGCTCGCCGTCGACTACCGCTCCCCGGCGGACGGTTGGCCCGCGGTGATCGACTTCTGCTTCGACGCCGGGACGGTCACCGCGGCCGACGAGGTCGACGTGGCCGAGGTGACCGCCCTGACCGACGCTGCCGAATCGGTCGCCGCGCGGGCTTTGGCTGTTGTGCTGAGCGCCGAGCACGACGACTTCGCCTGGCGCGAGTACGAGCAGTGGCAGCCCTGTCTCCAACCCGAGCAGCGCCCGTGGTTCGCCGCCGTCTGGCGTGCCCGCACCAGCGGCACGGCGCTCTTCCTCAACGACGGCCGGTGA
- a CDS encoding GNAT family N-acetyltransferase, with translation MSAATVGEFVRMWIDGWVVSRGASDPLVEPWGWTIDVGQAEHVSRHLLPEPTETEVRKLVAATSAPGTWLKLFADDDTVRSWVTPDWRLDAPAFLMTCPLGAERVELPAGYRCTSWTRGDVIRVLIRTTDGQFAARGQLAVAGAVGVPDQIETAAAHRRKGLGSVVMRTLQHAAHQAGADTGVLVATSAGQALYSTLGWTTRSPMASLCYAPPVAPPVAAS, from the coding sequence ATGTCGGCTGCCACCGTGGGCGAGTTCGTACGGATGTGGATCGACGGCTGGGTCGTCTCGCGCGGTGCCTCGGATCCGCTGGTCGAGCCCTGGGGTTGGACCATCGACGTGGGTCAGGCCGAGCACGTCTCCCGGCATCTGCTGCCCGAGCCCACCGAGACCGAGGTCCGAAAGCTCGTCGCCGCGACCAGCGCCCCGGGGACCTGGCTGAAGCTCTTCGCCGACGACGACACCGTCCGCTCCTGGGTCACTCCGGACTGGCGGTTGGATGCTCCGGCCTTCCTGATGACCTGCCCGCTCGGCGCCGAGCGGGTCGAGCTGCCGGCCGGATACCGCTGCACCAGCTGGACCCGGGGCGACGTCATCCGGGTGCTGATCCGCACCACCGACGGGCAGTTCGCCGCCCGCGGCCAGCTCGCGGTGGCCGGCGCCGTCGGCGTGCCCGACCAGATAGAGACCGCCGCTGCGCACCGGCGCAAGGGGCTCGGCAGCGTGGTCATGCGCACCCTGCAGCACGCCGCCCACCAGGCGGGCGCCGACACGGGCGTCCTGGTCGCCACCTCGGCGGGCCAGGCGCTGTACTCAACCCTGGGCTGGACCACCCGCTCTCCGATGGCGAGCCTCTGCTACGCGCCGCCGGTCGCGCCGCCGGTCGCGGCGAGCTGA
- a CDS encoding transcriptional regulator, giving the protein MIPELDPVIHAQARLRVTVALAALAPDDRITFPRLQELLTMTAGNLSTHLRKLEDAGYVEITKTHTRRTPVTQVALTGAGRAAFEAYTATLRSLLDS; this is encoded by the coding sequence ATGATCCCCGAACTGGATCCGGTCATCCACGCACAGGCCCGCCTGCGCGTCACGGTCGCGCTGGCCGCACTGGCGCCCGACGACCGGATCACCTTCCCGCGGCTGCAGGAGCTCCTGACCATGACCGCGGGCAACCTCTCCACCCACCTGCGCAAGCTCGAAGACGCCGGTTACGTCGAGATCACCAAGACCCACACCCGCCGCACTCCCGTCACCCAGGTCGCCCTCACCGGCGCGGGGCGCGCGGCCTTCGAGGCCTACACCGCGACGCTGCGCTCGCTTCTCGACTCGTGA
- a CDS encoding CYTH and CHAD domain-containing protein → MHREGERVVEFEGLADRQLRPDELLGVAAVKHTPRQHLDAVHYDTADLRLLRQGITLRRRSGDSEAGWHLTIPAEDGSRREFGLPLAAGVPGNVPARLAALVRAHTRGRELRGVARLRTVRSRTLLVDRRGRTLAEVVEDQVSARVLEPGPGVAAPVTSWARTRVELAHGGAGLLVAVEQVLRGQGLRPAEDGPELARALGGDGADGDGADGDRVAGRRRGRGGATGVGGATRAGGATAAALAAYLRQNAERLVTLDVAVRLDEPDAVHQMRICQRRMRSALVANRRLLRRHRTDRLSEELRWLGTLLGRARDAEVTGARLTAQAAQLPLSAQSEELPAQLERWFAQHYRQAHHEVLVALDSPRYYRLLDSLERFADRPWLRKHAEAGRSVARRTLRRECRRTGRRLRAAFALPPGDQRDEAVHRARKAAKQARYAAECLYPALGAGGRRVAGDLKAIQQPLGSYQDAVVTQQAILLVAAEARRLRQDTFGYGVLYGAQRDHSEEDLAAARRAWNRVERR, encoded by the coding sequence ATGCACCGCGAGGGCGAGCGCGTCGTCGAGTTCGAGGGCTTGGCCGACCGCCAGCTGCGGCCGGACGAGCTGCTCGGCGTCGCCGCCGTCAAGCACACACCGCGACAGCACCTGGACGCCGTCCACTACGACACCGCCGACCTGCGGCTGCTGCGACAGGGGATCACCCTGCGACGCCGCTCCGGCGACAGCGAGGCCGGATGGCACCTGACGATCCCGGCCGAGGACGGCAGCCGCCGTGAGTTCGGGCTGCCGCTCGCCGCGGGCGTGCCGGGCAACGTGCCCGCCCGGCTGGCGGCCCTGGTGCGGGCCCACACGCGTGGCCGTGAGCTGCGCGGGGTGGCCCGGCTGCGGACCGTCAGGAGCCGCACACTGCTGGTCGACCGCCGCGGTCGCACGCTGGCCGAGGTGGTCGAGGACCAGGTGTCGGCCCGGGTCCTCGAGCCGGGGCCAGGAGTGGCGGCCCCCGTGACGAGCTGGGCGCGGACCAGGGTGGAGCTCGCGCACGGCGGCGCGGGCCTGCTGGTAGCGGTCGAGCAGGTGCTGCGCGGGCAGGGCCTACGGCCCGCCGAGGACGGGCCCGAGCTCGCTCGGGCGCTGGGCGGTGACGGCGCCGACGGTGACGGCGCCGACGGTGACCGCGTCGCCGGCAGGCGGCGCGGCAGGGGCGGGGCGACCGGAGTGGGCGGGGCGACCAGAGCGGGCGGGGCAACTGCAGCGGCGCTGGCGGCGTACCTGCGCCAGAACGCCGAGCGCCTGGTCACCCTCGATGTCGCCGTTCGACTCGACGAGCCGGACGCGGTGCACCAGATGCGGATCTGCCAGCGCCGGATGCGCAGCGCGCTGGTCGCCAACCGCCGACTGCTGCGCCGGCACCGCACCGACCGGCTGAGCGAGGAGTTGCGCTGGCTCGGCACCTTGCTCGGTCGCGCCCGCGACGCGGAGGTCACCGGGGCCCGACTCACCGCTCAGGCAGCTCAGTTGCCGCTTTCGGCGCAGAGCGAGGAGCTGCCCGCCCAGCTGGAGCGCTGGTTCGCCCAGCACTACCGCCAGGCCCACCACGAGGTGCTGGTGGCGCTGGACAGCCCGCGCTACTACCGCCTGTTGGACAGCCTGGAGCGGTTCGCCGACCGGCCCTGGCTGCGCAAGCACGCCGAGGCCGGGCGCTCGGTGGCCCGGCGGACGCTGCGCCGCGAGTGCCGGCGCACCGGCCGCCGCCTGCGCGCGGCCTTCGCGCTGCCCCCCGGCGATCAGCGCGACGAGGCCGTGCACCGGGCTCGCAAGGCGGCCAAGCAGGCCCGGTACGCCGCCGAGTGCCTCTACCCGGCGCTCGGGGCGGGCGGGCGGCGGGTGGCGGGCGACTTGAAGGCCATCCAGCAGCCGCTGGGCAGCTACCAGGACGCGGTGGTCACCCAGCAGGCGATCCTGCTGGTCGCGGCCGAGGCCCGCCGCCTGCGGCAGGACACCTTCGGCTACGGCGTGCTGTACGGCGCCCAGCGCGACCACAGCGAGGAGGACCTGGCCGCCGCGCGCCGCGCCTGGAACAGGGTCGAGCGCCGCTGA
- a CDS encoding phosphotransferase, with product MIQDGESMQGGLSLVRREGESIRRPWREWSAAVRELLQHLERVGFAGAPRALGAGPQDGEEVVSLLHGEVGLSPWPQALLADEAAVALGRWLRDYHEAVRDFRPSPQAVWAGGDVPWRPGLIMRHGDLTSWNSVWTQEGLVGFIDWDLAVPGEPLDDLAQLAWYTVPLRSLERQRRAGFGPDGAPLARRLRLLCAAYGADPSDVLDALARLQRWETERIARLGPLGVEPWSTFQRQDFIPDIEAERAWALARRAELLGEG from the coding sequence ATGATCCAAGACGGCGAGTCGATGCAAGGCGGCCTGTCCCTGGTGCGCCGCGAGGGCGAGTCCATCCGCCGACCGTGGCGCGAGTGGAGTGCCGCGGTGCGTGAGCTGCTGCAACACCTGGAGCGGGTCGGCTTCGCCGGTGCGCCCCGGGCGTTGGGGGCGGGCCCGCAGGACGGCGAGGAGGTGGTGTCGCTGCTGCACGGTGAGGTCGGGCTCTCCCCGTGGCCGCAGGCGCTGCTCGCGGATGAGGCCGCCGTCGCGCTGGGCCGCTGGCTGCGCGACTACCACGAGGCCGTGCGCGACTTCCGACCCTCGCCGCAGGCGGTGTGGGCCGGTGGCGATGTGCCGTGGCGGCCCGGTCTGATCATGCGTCACGGTGACCTCACCAGCTGGAACTCGGTCTGGACGCAGGAGGGGCTGGTCGGCTTCATCGACTGGGACCTGGCCGTTCCCGGCGAGCCGCTCGACGACCTGGCCCAACTCGCCTGGTACACCGTGCCGCTGCGCTCGCTGGAGCGCCAGCGCAGGGCCGGCTTCGGCCCGGACGGCGCACCGCTCGCCCGCCGGCTGCGCCTGCTCTGCGCGGCCTACGGCGCGGACCCGAGCGACGTACTGGACGCGCTGGCCCGGCTGCAGCGGTGGGAGACCGAGCGGATCGCCCGCCTGGGCCCGCTCGGCGTAGAGCCGTGGTCGACCTTCCAGCGGCAGGACTTCATCCCGGACATCGAGGCCGAACGGGCCTGGGCGCTGGCTCGGCGCGCGGAGCTGCTGGGGGAGGGGTAG
- a CDS encoding Scr1 family TA system antitoxin-like transcriptional regulator — protein MATQAHKTVSAINLEALGAELKKIRGDRALHVVGKEAQMDPGYLSRVEKGKQKIGEKSLVKLLDFYEITGVLREELVSYLTEDLVVAWWAKYGALVPPTFARRLALEAEACLLEELTRDTFGLMFQTEAFAREIIENEWVGVGPDDLELWLQIRGERQRRLFGSEPLRVHSLFHEDALHGSAVREIIVGQLEHLLELAELDNVTLQMVPRSSGRPGRSAAVVDRLSFSEEGAPKVVFSEGLGTHYVREPQDNQRFQRAFTKVWRLALEPGDTVAAIQDRLKEIR, from the coding sequence GTGGCAACGCAAGCGCACAAGACGGTCTCGGCGATCAACCTCGAAGCGCTCGGCGCCGAGCTGAAGAAGATCCGAGGCGATAGGGCGCTCCATGTCGTAGGCAAGGAAGCCCAGATGGACCCTGGCTACCTGAGCAGGGTCGAGAAGGGTAAGCAGAAGATCGGGGAGAAGTCCCTCGTCAAGCTCCTCGACTTCTATGAGATCACCGGCGTACTGCGGGAGGAGCTCGTCAGCTACCTCACGGAAGATCTCGTCGTCGCGTGGTGGGCCAAGTACGGTGCCCTTGTTCCGCCAACGTTCGCACGACGCTTGGCGCTTGAGGCCGAGGCGTGCCTACTTGAAGAGCTGACCCGTGACACCTTCGGCCTCATGTTCCAGACCGAAGCCTTTGCCCGCGAGATCATCGAGAACGAGTGGGTAGGGGTGGGGCCTGATGATCTGGAACTGTGGCTCCAAATCCGAGGGGAGCGACAGCGCCGCTTGTTCGGCTCCGAACCGCTCCGCGTCCATAGCCTCTTCCACGAGGACGCACTCCATGGCTCCGCCGTGCGCGAGATCATCGTCGGCCAGTTGGAGCACCTCCTGGAGTTGGCCGAGTTGGACAACGTCACCCTTCAGATGGTGCCGAGGTCTTCAGGTCGTCCTGGGAGGTCGGCAGCTGTGGTGGATAGACTCAGCTTCTCCGAGGAAGGTGCACCGAAGGTCGTCTTCTCCGAGGGTCTCGGAACCCACTACGTTCGGGAACCGCAGGACAATCAACGTTTCCAGCGCGCCTTCACCAAGGTCTGGCGTCTCGCCTTGGAGCCTGGTGATACCGTCGCCGCAATTCAAGATCGACTGAAAGAGATCCGCTGA
- a CDS encoding ATP-binding protein, which produces MERPIASDLLQLGAERFEVDRRDRLVRLRCHLPLPSASSQFAGRLPTDARQGADHDQSQSLDEIDLRLRHRQVHTHTCYTPKSHHYGAFQDHARADPSPVRFGGAVGADRRPEARPSRTSTFSAVPGFVKLARDFAVDVALSNGWSDDFALRLVVSELATNAVQAKASRFTLTIFEPYEDETGRYLLFEVADDCSDIPAQEQAMSKPAEGEVPSENGRGLPLVATLSEEWHPEKRKGGKAICVTLKEERHAPARGCNPSVRLTQSVA; this is translated from the coding sequence ATGGAGCGCCCTATCGCCTCGGATCTTCTTCAGCTCGGCGCCGAGCGCTTCGAGGTTGATCGCCGAGACCGTCTTGTGCGCTTGCGTTGCCACCTGCCCCTCCCTTCTGCGTCAAGCCAGTTTGCGGGTCGGCTACCAACGGATGCAAGGCAAGGGGCGGACCATGATCAAAGTCAATCTCTTGACGAGATTGACTTGCGCCTGAGGCATCGTCAGGTCCACACTCATACTTGCTACACACCGAAGTCACATCACTACGGTGCGTTCCAAGATCATGCGCGGGCGGACCCCTCTCCCGTGCGGTTTGGAGGAGCAGTGGGCGCGGACCGCCGGCCAGAGGCAAGACCGAGCAGAACCAGCACCTTCTCTGCTGTACCAGGGTTCGTGAAGTTGGCACGCGACTTCGCGGTGGATGTCGCCCTGTCGAACGGCTGGAGCGACGACTTCGCCCTCAGGCTGGTGGTAAGCGAGCTGGCCACCAACGCAGTGCAGGCGAAGGCCTCGCGGTTCACGCTCACCATCTTCGAGCCGTACGAGGACGAGACCGGCAGGTACCTCTTGTTCGAGGTAGCCGACGACTGTTCAGACATCCCCGCCCAGGAGCAGGCGATGTCGAAGCCCGCTGAAGGGGAAGTGCCTTCCGAGAACGGGCGCGGGCTGCCGCTGGTAGCGACTCTCTCCGAGGAGTGGCACCCGGAGAAGCGTAAGGGCGGTAAGGCAATCTGCGTCACGCTCAAGGAGGAACGCCATGCACCTGCGCGGGGCTGCAACCCCTCGGTTCGCCTCACACAGTCTGTGGCGTAG
- a CDS encoding thymidylate synthase, with translation MISPPIYTSFGQAYIAILRHVSKNYQYVNAPRGNASHECIGVSFQLADPRQRTLFVAARPINPVYHFAEALWYLAGRRDLDMIAHYAPHLRKDYPNGSTIDGMAYGAQIFGPRVGSDRSSFAQVLDLLRSEKNSKRAFLPVFRDTDLDDPASPDVPCLIGLHLLAREGRLHMVAYMRANDANKGLIADVFSFTLIQEFTATLLGLELGGYTHHVGSMHIGDKDLPLVQRVLAETDVAVTQPQFTTSTMPTDTTWAHLRTVLEHEELLRTNQLQTTAKEVAGLGLPPYWQKVVLLFEAHRQIVRCAADPIDPALLEALDPWARWQMERRWPSRVPQAGSVAR, from the coding sequence GTGATCTCACCACCCATCTACACCTCATTCGGTCAGGCGTACATCGCGATCCTGCGGCACGTCAGCAAGAACTACCAGTACGTCAACGCGCCTCGTGGGAACGCGAGTCACGAGTGCATCGGCGTCAGCTTCCAGCTCGCCGACCCCCGCCAGCGGACTCTGTTCGTCGCCGCGCGGCCGATTAACCCGGTGTACCACTTCGCTGAGGCGCTCTGGTACCTCGCCGGTCGGCGCGATCTCGACATGATCGCCCACTACGCACCTCACCTGCGCAAGGACTACCCCAACGGGTCAACGATCGACGGGATGGCGTACGGCGCGCAGATCTTCGGCCCCCGCGTCGGCAGCGACAGGTCCTCCTTCGCGCAAGTTCTCGACCTGCTGCGGTCCGAGAAGAACAGTAAGCGGGCTTTCCTGCCGGTGTTCCGTGATACCGATCTGGACGACCCGGCGAGCCCGGATGTGCCGTGCCTGATCGGGCTTCACCTCCTGGCCCGAGAAGGGCGTCTGCACATGGTCGCCTACATGCGCGCCAACGACGCCAACAAGGGTCTGATCGCTGACGTCTTCTCCTTCACCCTGATCCAGGAATTCACCGCGACCCTGCTCGGTCTTGAGCTGGGCGGCTATACGCACCACGTCGGCTCCATGCACATCGGCGACAAGGACCTGCCGCTTGTGCAGCGGGTCCTGGCTGAGACAGACGTCGCTGTTACACAGCCGCAGTTCACCACGTCGACGATGCCCACCGACACCACGTGGGCGCACTTGCGAACCGTCCTGGAACACGAGGAACTGCTACGCACCAACCAGTTGCAGACCACTGCGAAGGAGGTGGCCGGCCTCGGTCTCCCCCCGTACTGGCAGAAAGTGGTCCTGCTGTTCGAGGCCCACCGGCAGATCGTCCGCTGTGCCGCTGACCCGATCGATCCGGCTCTCCTGGAGGCCCTCGATCCGTGGGCCCGATGGCAGATGGAGCGCCGCTGGCCCAGCCGTGTGCCACAGGCGGGGAGCGTGGCCAGGTGA
- a CDS encoding nucleoside-diphosphate kinase translates to MKQRADRPGGVLGNVDWSRWSVVLLKPDCVRRQLTDQVLARLAPVARIVHQQSLVVEDWQVFVHYWDLLVDQDWLDVDVPTCLRNAYVGQPVMVALAYGPSGTPERLRALLGHFDPARALKGTIRADLGTDSLDAARVDQRLVENLVHTSDDAQAACRDFGTWFGADQYKHLFPEFEET, encoded by the coding sequence GTGAAACAGCGAGCGGACAGGCCCGGCGGCGTGCTGGGCAACGTGGATTGGTCGCGTTGGAGCGTGGTCCTCCTCAAACCGGACTGTGTGCGGCGCCAGCTGACCGACCAGGTCCTCGCGCGTCTGGCACCGGTCGCGCGAATCGTCCACCAGCAGTCGTTGGTGGTGGAGGACTGGCAGGTGTTCGTCCACTACTGGGACCTTCTGGTCGATCAGGACTGGCTCGACGTGGACGTACCAACCTGCCTGCGGAACGCGTACGTCGGGCAACCGGTCATGGTGGCCCTGGCTTACGGCCCCAGCGGCACGCCGGAGCGGCTACGCGCCCTGTTGGGGCATTTCGACCCGGCGCGTGCTCTCAAGGGCACCATCCGCGCTGATCTCGGCACCGACAGCCTCGACGCGGCACGTGTTGATCAGCGTCTGGTCGAGAACCTGGTCCACACCTCCGATGACGCTCAGGCGGCTTGCCGTGACTTCGGCACGTGGTTCGGAGCCGACCAGTACAAGCATCTGTTTCCCGAGTTCGAGGAGACCTGA
- a CDS encoding radical SAM protein gives MTSTTRFGRTLPLLTETQMLSLKPELAEVIEYRKSGLSLNHVIGCPLDCGYCVRHLFDNFELKTPRALMTDEAAVALLTGHRYFRAHRTPIQVFNRATDPMLPVVKPHTFNVLRLLDEQGLTNHVLVITRWRVSPEDCEVLNSFRNVKVTVLVTHSGIDNTEIEPVDSAIAATSLKILYEHAERYRTVLYWRPIVPGLNDSDQHLRRALELSQHAHATVFTGLFFRDEIAAYYASHGLPTPYEDTARRKIMPEESERRILAAFHREADSEEPWGPLFRKTSCGVAYAHGEADYNGHYGIRDLCDICPIKQLKLCADAWKAPDLGEVTTVARQLGAVGHIEVTERAIIVKGLNEPPRYFMQHGFRYQVHDRDKPHHYRRHGRADIGWPAA, from the coding sequence ATGACCTCCACTACCAGGTTCGGGCGCACGCTTCCGCTACTGACTGAGACGCAGATGCTCTCGCTCAAGCCGGAGCTCGCCGAGGTGATCGAGTACCGCAAGAGCGGCCTGTCGCTCAATCACGTCATCGGCTGTCCGCTGGACTGCGGGTACTGCGTGCGGCACCTGTTCGACAACTTCGAGCTGAAGACGCCTCGGGCGCTGATGACCGACGAGGCCGCCGTCGCCCTGCTGACTGGCCACCGGTACTTCCGGGCGCACCGGACGCCGATCCAGGTGTTCAACAGGGCGACCGATCCGATGCTGCCCGTAGTCAAGCCGCACACGTTCAACGTACTGCGCCTCCTGGACGAGCAGGGCCTCACCAACCACGTGCTGGTCATCACCAGGTGGCGCGTCAGCCCGGAGGACTGCGAGGTCTTGAACAGCTTCCGGAATGTCAAGGTGACCGTCCTGGTGACGCATTCCGGTATCGACAACACCGAAATCGAGCCGGTGGACTCCGCCATCGCCGCCACGAGCCTCAAGATCCTCTACGAGCACGCCGAGCGGTACCGAACCGTCCTGTACTGGCGGCCGATCGTGCCTGGCCTCAATGACTCCGACCAGCACCTCCGGCGGGCCTTGGAACTGTCTCAGCACGCGCACGCGACGGTCTTTACAGGCCTGTTCTTCCGCGATGAGATCGCCGCATACTACGCGAGCCACGGTCTGCCGACGCCTTACGAGGACACCGCCCGCCGCAAGATCATGCCGGAGGAGTCCGAGCGGCGGATTCTGGCCGCGTTCCACCGGGAGGCCGACTCGGAGGAACCCTGGGGGCCGCTGTTCCGCAAGACCAGCTGCGGCGTCGCCTACGCCCATGGGGAGGCCGATTACAACGGGCACTACGGCATCCGGGACCTGTGCGACATCTGTCCGATCAAGCAGCTGAAGCTGTGCGCCGATGCGTGGAAGGCACCCGATCTGGGCGAAGTCACCACCGTCGCGCGTCAGCTCGGCGCCGTCGGACACATCGAGGTCACCGAGCGCGCCATTATCGTCAAGGGCCTGAACGAGCCGCCGCGCTATTTCATGCAGCACGGATTCCGTTACCAGGTCCACGACCGCGACAAGCCTCACCACTACCGGCGGCACGGCCGGGCCGATATCGGCTGGCCCGCCGCATAG
- a CDS encoding 3'-5' exonuclease: protein MDFGTWPRLLVVDVEGNGATPPDLVELAAIPIEHGRPVPESTRSTLVRPPHPITAFATRIHHITNQNVANAPAWEQIAQAVQTDLAGCWIAAHNASVDYNVLKRHLPAWEPTGVIDTLRLARATYTDASRFGLDVLLTHAGIDLTDVPGQRHRAGFDAHATALLLLDLASHYSTWETLLTAAVPPNMPGAPTRAPKEETLW from the coding sequence ATGGACTTCGGCACCTGGCCGCGCCTGCTCGTCGTTGATGTGGAAGGCAACGGCGCGACACCGCCCGACCTGGTCGAGCTCGCCGCCATCCCCATCGAGCACGGCCGACCGGTGCCGGAGTCCACCCGATCCACCCTCGTACGGCCACCGCACCCGATCACCGCGTTCGCCACCCGCATCCACCACATCACCAACCAGAACGTGGCGAACGCCCCCGCCTGGGAACAGATCGCCCAAGCAGTTCAGACAGACCTCGCCGGCTGCTGGATCGCCGCACACAACGCCTCCGTGGACTACAACGTCCTCAAACGCCACCTGCCGGCCTGGGAGCCGACCGGCGTCATCGACACGCTGCGCCTCGCCCGCGCCACTTACACCGACGCCTCGCGGTTCGGCCTGGACGTCCTTCTCACCCACGCCGGGATCGACCTCACTGACGTGCCGGGCCAGCGGCACCGCGCCGGATTCGACGCCCACGCCACGGCGCTCCTCCTGCTCGACCTCGCCAGCCACTATTCGACGTGGGAAACGCTCCTCACGGCGGCCGTGCCGCCAAACATGCCGGGCGCTCCCACCCGTGCTCCGAAGGAAGAGACCCTATGGTGA
- a CDS encoding AAA family ATPase has translation MVTRIGIAGTHSTGKTLLARRIEMELRATGLAVARTGGLAKRAAQLGFPKMTRHTSASTEWIISAGAAAVLEAERSADVVIMDRTPYDALAYYLAALQHRRELPDTADLVRLTALAELHTRHPVVLLATLLDPALPVHVQPAKDPDWQNQAFRTAVHEHLHQLLEDRAVEHLKVSSDGHANAVHAAVETITTRATS, from the coding sequence ATGGTGACGCGCATCGGCATCGCCGGAACGCACTCCACCGGGAAGACCTTGCTCGCGCGCCGAATCGAGATGGAACTCCGCGCGACCGGGCTGGCTGTCGCCCGCACTGGCGGCCTCGCCAAGCGAGCCGCCCAACTCGGCTTTCCGAAGATGACCCGCCACACCTCCGCGTCAACCGAATGGATCATCAGCGCCGGAGCTGCTGCCGTCCTGGAGGCTGAGCGCTCGGCCGATGTGGTGATCATGGACCGCACTCCGTACGACGCCCTCGCCTACTACCTCGCCGCTCTCCAGCACCGACGCGAACTGCCGGACACCGCTGACCTCGTGCGGCTGACGGCACTGGCCGAGCTGCACACACGCCACCCTGTCGTCCTACTCGCCACTCTCCTCGACCCGGCGCTTCCAGTCCACGTCCAACCAGCCAAAGACCCAGACTGGCAGAACCAGGCCTTCCGCACAGCGGTCCACGAGCACTTGCACCAGCTCCTGGAGGACCGAGCCGTGGAGCATCTGAAGGTCTCCAGTGACGGCCACGCCAATGCCGTCCACGCGGCCGTCGAAACCATCACCACGCGAGCCACCTCATGA
- a CDS encoding aldo/keto reductase: protein MSVDLANPGIVIAGKEVTRLGFGTMRLTGPGTWGYPSDTTNALRLLRAAVSDCGITHIDTADAYGPYTVEELIRWALHPYSESLLLATKVGMIRPAPNVWRPLGRPDYLRAAVESSLRRLATERIDLCYLHRVDPALPLAEQVGTLADLQTEGKIGAVGLSKVTPEQVKEATTVTPIAAVQNCLNLDEPNDPALSYCAANNIPYVPYRPLNAGGLASTSLSAALQWLLNLGPHVAPIPGTSSIEHLRALIASRAVRPGRR, encoded by the coding sequence ATGAGCGTCGACCTGGCCAACCCCGGCATCGTGATCGCGGGCAAGGAGGTGACCCGACTGGGCTTCGGCACCATGCGCCTGACCGGGCCCGGCACTTGGGGCTATCCCTCCGACACCACCAACGCCCTCCGCCTGCTACGTGCCGCAGTGAGTGATTGCGGCATCACCCACATCGACACCGCCGACGCTTACGGCCCCTACACCGTCGAAGAACTCATCCGTTGGGCCCTCCACCCATACTCAGAAAGCCTTCTGTTGGCAACCAAGGTCGGAATGATCAGGCCAGCACCGAATGTCTGGCGCCCTCTTGGTCGACCGGACTACCTTCGGGCCGCCGTGGAGTCATCGCTGCGACGCCTGGCCACCGAGCGGATTGACCTGTGCTACCTCCACCGCGTCGATCCCGCTCTTCCGCTCGCCGAGCAGGTCGGGACACTCGCAGACCTCCAGACAGAGGGAAAGATCGGTGCCGTGGGCCTGTCCAAGGTCACACCGGAGCAGGTCAAGGAAGCCACGACAGTTACGCCGATCGCAGCCGTGCAAAACTGCCTCAACCTGGACGAGCCCAACGATCCGGCGCTCAGCTACTGCGCTGCCAACAACATCCCCTACGTCCCGTATCGACCACTGAACGCCGGAGGTCTCGCCAGCACCAGCCTCAGCGCCGCACTTCAGTGGCTCCTCAACCTCGGACCACACGTTGCCCCGATCCCCGGCACGAGCAGCATTGAGCACCTGCGCGCTCTCATCGCCTCCCGGGCCGTCCGCCCCGGGAGGCGATGA